gccaggaaatactcacccagccccagcgatgtctcctctcagcaccggcagcaggccctgtgtgagcggtcacgtggtaccactcattacagtgaggaatatgcgcatattccgcactgtaatgagcgggaccatgtgaccgctcacacagggaggagaccgcgctgagaggagacatcgctggagctgggtgagtatttcctggcaatcggggtggggggggggggggggggagggttgaggcgcacaggggatgggaggcgggaggggacacacaaactatttttaagggaaaagaaaaaaaattttcattccttctctccaacgaatgctgctgggaagaagggatgaataccggcttcagcaccgcatgcagggggcagcgcttaactgtagcgctgtctcctgcactgtccgtgtggtcctcagtcggcacacgtctgccgcacgtgtgccacactgatgtgctacgtgagcacacggacacggataattccggtaccgatttctccggtaccggaattatctggacgtgtgaaagaggccttatacatCGTTTACTTCTGCCACAATTGTCCATAACAATCCAAAGTTTCGTTAaaattatagggctattcccatcttcataaaGATGGAAACTGTTGGATAGTACTTGTTAAAACAAGCACttatgcaatttactgcttattaaaatttgcagctgttctggagatattaacacttttctgcttgttgcctaagagaccgaccaccgctgctgtctagcttGCGCGCAGAGCGGAGGAAACAGCGTTCCTGGCCAGCTTACAAGCTAAACAGAAAAGAGCTTGCAAGCACTGCACCTGCTCTGCTGACTAGCAGCAGTGGtcagtctccaaggcaacaagttgtaaataaaaaaaagtgtaaatattATAAGCATGGCTGAAAATGTTAATACATCAGTGAAAGGCAAAATTGCTTGTATTCGGAAGCACCATCGGACAGTATCctgttgggaatatccctttagtgTGGCTGGATTGCAACACCAGACACAATCCGTGAACAGGTGTGACCCTTTAAACTCATTTAGTTGTCCatcgatttaaaggggttgtccacttttcgggacaatctttttaaaaaaaatttatttaaatgcatgtattttttttctaaaattcatttttgcaattgggtttcactaAAAATGTTACACCGCTGGCCTTTTATAGCCTGGGTGTTGCTgaccatctgtcagtgagctctTTCAGGAGGTCTAACTTGGAAAGTTTGTAAAAAGCAATAAAACATTATGGATCTCGGAACACagtaataaaaggaaaaaaaataaagactAAAACATAGTATCCTCTATGACCAAAGGAGCTTGGGGAGCTTTTACACATTGCAGTTGAAAAAACTGTGATCTTATCAAAACtgaagcaagcagcccagtaagtgacacatcgctggaatcacggtctctgcccctacaacctggtgacagattccctttaaaaagattgTCCTGTTCTTGAGATAGAGGTGTGTTCCTACTGATATGCCGTAAGTGTTCCAGATGGGACACTGGGGAGGTGGGGATGGGGGGGTCTCCTGGTGACCTCCAGATTTTAACAAATACCATCCAGACAATCAAGTctccatttacattttttttttaaaaaaagtgtctTACCTCATTTCACTGATATGTTTGAACACTTCCCTCTGACCACTGAGTAAAGTTTCCAGTTCTGGTTGAGAAGCCTAAAAGGAAGCAAAAATGGAGTTTACAGAGTGGAAGTTAAACGATCAGAATAGTCTCAAAATGCACAGGAGTGTCACATTTGAGATTTTTTTATTTGACCCTCATTGCACTTTTTGTCTTTCGCTATATTAAAAATGCCGAAGTCCCTACAGATCTCCACAAGGTCAAACCCCATTCACCCACCCCCAGTGAATtggcctccttttttttttttttttgctccccttcttcccagagacagaagttttttactttatttttttttactgattttaCTATGCAGTGtactggaaaaaagaaaaaaaaattaaccccttcatgaccgtgggatttttcatttttccgtattcgtttttcactcccctccttcccagagccataacttttttatttttccttcagtttagccatgtgagggcttattttttgcaggacgagttgtacttttgaacgacatcattggttttaccatgtcgtgtactagaaaacgggaaaaaaattccaagtgcggcgaaattgcaaaaaaagtgcagtcccacacttgttttttgtttggcttttttgctaggttcactaaatgctaaaactgacctgccattatgattctccaggtcagtacgagttcatagacacctaacatgacgaggttattttttacctaagtggtgaaaaaaaattccaaactttgctaaaaaaaaaaaaaaaaaaaaaattgcgccattttccgatactcgtagcgtctctatttttcgtgatctggggtcggttgagggcttattttttgcgtgccgagctggcgtttttaattattccaattcggtgcagatacgttcttttgatcgcccgttattgcattttaatgcaatgtcgcggcgaccaaaaaaacgtaattctggcgttacggttttttttctcgttacgcagtttagcgatcaggttaatgcttttttttaccaaatatgtgtagatttgattttttttttattgatttattttgattggggcgaaaggggggtgatttaaacttttatatttatttatttttttcacatttttttttttacttttgccatgcttcaatagcctttatgggaggctagaagctagcacagcacgatcggctctgctacatagcagcaatctgctgttcgctgctatgtagtagaaaatcaggtgtgctgtgagcgccgaccacagggtggcgctcacagctgccggcgttcagtaaccatagaggtctcaaggacctctatggttacaatagagaagcatcgctgacccccgattatgtgatgggggtcggcgatgacgtcatttccggccgcccggccggatgcggtagttaaatggcgctgtctgcgtttgacagcggcatttaactagttaatagcgggcggtgaatcgcgatttcaccctccgctattgcgggcacatgtcagctgttcaaaacagctgacaagtcccggctttgatgcgggctcaccgcggagtcctgcatcaaagcaggggagctgacatcggacgtactatactgtccgatgtcagtaaggggttaaagtttggtgaaattgcaaaaaagtgcaattccacaatggttttgtgtttttttttaaccatgttaactaaatgttaaaactgacctgccattacaaGTTTgcagatagcaaaaaaaaaaaaaaaaaggtgtcacgacgtacgtcatatgtcgtgaaagggttaatttcCCATTATAGCTCTAGCCCATGCCATTGCCCAGAAGGCGCCCTTGTACCTGTGGGATGTTCCCATCAGCAGCCGCCCTCTTGGCGATCTCGTCGGTCACTGCGTTCACGTATCGTCGCTGCTCATCCAGTATCATGTCCAGTTGCCGATTCAGTTGCTTGATTTCAAGGTGGATTCGGTTCTGACCTTCGAAAATTTGTCTGAGCTCCCGGTCATTTACAGACTCAAACATGTCGTCCTCTAGAAAAGTAAATAAATGAAATAGAATTAGGTGAAGTTCACACCaatttaaaaatacatttttttttacatttttcttcctATAGTCCGAAGACAAATCAAACTTAAGTGTAGCTTTATGGACATTCTAAAtcggcattctgccagcactataggtgctgcaAAGCCCTTTCCCGTCATATCCGAATATGCAATTCAATGGGTTGCACCCCTCTCCCTGGTATGCCTGTGTGCAGTGTGACATTCACATGCTATTATAGAGTCCTAAATTTCACAGTAATATTTGCAGTGAACAAAGCCCCTTTGAAATCAAGGCCTTGAAAGGCTTGTACACTGTAACCCATTTTTAATTGTTCCCAACATgttgaataaaaaaataaagtaactaaataataatattattagagGCTTGCCAGTAGTGAACACattggaggcaaattaaaaaacAGTGTTTAGActtgtgctcactggaaccttcagtagtttagaaattcttatgtagccaatgccatcagtatgttttgcaacaataaggttgcgaaggtcttgagacagttcactggttttacccatcataacATGTTTTTTGTCcggcacctttttataggccatcagttcaaccagctgatattatgtcacttagtggcaggattgctttctaattagatAGATTTCAGTTGGTGTTATGACTTTCAATGGTGGCACCTCTATTTCTTCATATGTTCAATACATTTGCcctttgtcatttctcattattacatataaccatttatggacatctatggattGATTTCTTAgcgtgtgtggattggatgggttgctacCGACATCTGGTAACAATTTCATGTCAATAGaacctttagaaatagatttactcaagacctttgcaaccttattgttgcaaagcatactgatgacattggttacagaagaatttctgaaCTACTTAAGGTTCCAGTGGGCattatgggggccataatccagaaggggaaaattggtgacttgttcaatacttatttcacctgctgtatgcaACAttaggttacttttttttttttttttttttttacataattctaaataaaaaaaaccttcacCATAGAGTAAAACTAGTGAGTAAGATGCTGAAGTCGAACACATCCACACAAATGCCCTGAAGCCGTGAGCTTGAGTTTGGGGAATACATGCCTGGGTGATCCTTGAGCTCTGGGTGGTCTTTATTGAAGTCGTCTTTCCTTTTTTCCAGCTCTTGTTGAAAGTTGTCAAACTCCTCCTGGTACTTGTCCTTCTCTTCTTTGGGAATCTCTCCATCTGGAGCGGGCTGAATGACAACAGTGTTACGTTCCCATACTAGAAGCCCCGTCTGCGAGCCGAGTGCAGATCTTATCAGGACTCAATCGTTTTGGGAACAACTACAGCGGAAAAACCCTCCTGATACTGTAATGCACGCACTCGCCTTATTAAAAAAGCCAACCACTGGAGATacaaaaacagtataaaaataaatatataaactaaaggaaggaaaaaaggaaaaaaaaacactaacCAAATTACTTTTCATATGGCAGATTGTCTGTATCGAAAATATAACACAATGCTAGCTAGGGGAGCTTTTATAAACCCTTGGTGCACTTGCAGGGGCTGTGCAAACTAATATATTTTTCgcaagaataaaaaataataattaaaaaaaacatcagCCAGCCATGTAAATCACCCCAGACTCAGTCCATTGGTGTTGAATGCCGCACTatccacatgaccgctgcagccaatcgctggtcTCACTAGTGATGCCGCCACTTATGGCAGGAGACCGCTGAGGCTGGTGACGGGTGAAGAGGTCATGCGGGTTTACGGCATGTGCAGTAAAGGAAATAAGAACTGGTGGGGACCACTAGGGGGGCGGCAGTGCTGGAGGAATGgggtttaaatgtttttttttgttattttaattatGGGAATCCCTTCAAGACCAAACAGAAGTTCCTTTATCAAACATCCATGTTTCATGGTGTGAGCATGAATCGTGATGGACGGACTGTCCAGAGGGTCTCCTGTCCCGAAATTGACAGCCTCACTGATATATACGAGCCCGTCAATTTGAGGTTAGGAGACCTTCTGGATAGTCAGTACATCATGGCCGGTGCTTGGACTGTGACACCTGAATGTGTGACTGTGGCATAAGCCTGATAGATGAGGATCCCGAGCAGGGACGTCTCCCCGCACCAAGTCCATGTGCCTTAATAGGGGGATCATATGTAGGGTCTCCCAGATTAAACACCCTCTTTAATTTGATGTCACTAGCTGCCTGTTATACGTCCGATTACAGGTGTCATTCAGGATCGGGTGAGGGTTGGGTGGACTCCAGACGTCAGACCCTACTGATTATATGATGGCGTATCTTAGCAATGAAAACTTTATTATAACCCCCTTTAAAAGCAGCTTACGGTTGTTTTTCCCGGCTCGGTCAGCTGGAAGGTGAGAAACGACAGCACGTCATGGTCATCTGTAAAGGAAATAATATTGAAATAAGACCAACACATATAAGCAAAAGACTCTGCTTCCGACACGAGTGCGCGGTCAACATTAAGCAGTGGTGCTAATCATAAAGACCTGGAGGACTGGGGAACGTCACCATATACAGACATAGTATTTGTATTTTAGGATCCCTGTCATGAGGTCCGGACCCGTCTTTTAGTAAAAGATTATTTGTTCTAGGATGAAGAGTTAATATTGATCTCTGCTCGCTGTCAATCACTAGAACCTTCCTAGTTCCCTCTACTCTGGTCTTTGATGGACACGCCGTGTGCCAGTCCGTCCAACACACGGCCAGGAcagtgtattttcttttttttttttactgaatgctaGCAATAGTTTCATATTAATTTACACTAACCACGAGCTGACATCTGCACTGTCCGCAAGCAACCAGGTGTGAATATACGGCCTTAGGACGTAGCTTATGTAgaagctgagaagatgacaaaaacAGCAGCCGGGATCGAAGAACCTTGACATTTCCACTTTTTAAAGGGACCCTATTGTTTTAATTTGTTTTGTACATTAATTGGTGGAGGGTCTCAGGACCCCCTCCGCATACTTAGCGCTCAAAACACTGATTTGATGCGCCGATTCCTGCAAGCAGTTCTCGGCTCGTGCACAGTGAGGTGTATGAACTCAATGGAAAGTCTCTGTGCCTGTAGACAGAATGCATAATACACGTTGTCCTGCAAGACCGGAGCAACGCATGCAGAAGGCCGTGCTCCAGAGCAGTGTTTTTGGAAAAAGGTGGTGGTTTTAGGACCTGCACCCTCAATTaaaggatataaaaaaaatatatgaaaagagCAGGCACCCTTTAACCCCTTGGATGCAATGGTCAGTAGCGACCGCAGCATCTAATGGGTTAGGTGCTTCTTCTGTATACAGATCGGCAGCCATCAGGTGCAACAACGGTCCCAGGTCTGCAAGAAGGAAAGCCTGATGGTGGGCAACAATGGCGGGACATAATACAAGCATGAAACGTGAAGgctgtgcagtgagagcagaactaACCTGCCAAGCCCCCGGTGGCTGCAGAGATCCCGAAGAAGCCCTGCTGGGGCAGGATCATGTTGTCCACTTTGGCACAGAATTCATAGTCCTCCCGGTCGGGGGTGAAGCCGTTGTTAATGAACACCTAGGAGAATAATGTAGACACAGAGCGGTCAaggaaaaaagattaaaaaattaGCAAACTCAGCGAGTCCCCGATGCGGAGCAGCAGGACTCACCATCAGCGACTTCTTGTAGTACGTGATCCTGGCGCGGACTGGGTACGGCTTGTTACGGAAGTCTCTCTGACAAGAGGCCAGCGCTTGGGTCGCACCGTCACTGCGAAGAGCAGAAAACCACGTGCTGAGTGAGAGCGCCAGAGCCAAGAAGCCCCCCGCGTGACATCAGTGAGCGGAAACATTCCCGAATATGAGCGATGGCATGTTACTAGGATATTTCACCACTGGACGGGCATGGGGTGGGGGTCTCGTCCCTGCCAACCCCACCCGTGCTATGTCTGAGGGGGCAGCAACTGTAATTCAGGGACCAGCCTCCTTCACTTGTGCGGGGGGCTACATGAGCATTGCTCCATTCATGTGAAAATCCCAAAACTGAAGACATGTACTTACTTTTGATGGTCGTATAAAAGTTTGCCATTATTGCCCACAACCAAAATCGCTGGATTATTTttctaaaaaaggaaaaataaataaaaatgatctGATGGACTGTATACAGGGAATTATGGATTAAGATAGCAACTCGTGTAAGAGGAACATCTGATATAGGCATGCGGACATTTCCATAAAtacgcagcagaatagtgagtgcagctctggggtataatacaggatgtaactcaggatcagtaatgtaatgtatgtacacagtgaccgcaccagcagaatagtgagtgcagctctggggtataatacaggaagtaactcagggtcagtaatgtaatgtatgtacacactgactgcaccagcagaatagtgagtgcagctctggggtataatacaggaagtaactcagggtcagtaatgtaatgtatgtacacactgactgcaccagcagaatagtgagtgcagctctggggtataatacaggaagtaactccggatcagtaatgtatgtatgtacacactgactgcaccagcagaatagtgagtgcagctctggggtataatacaggaagtaactcagggtcagtaatgtaatgta
This region of Ranitomeya imitator isolate aRanImi1 chromosome 1, aRanImi1.pri, whole genome shotgun sequence genomic DNA includes:
- the LMAN1 gene encoding protein ERGIC-53 isoform X2, translated to MAMSIQRQHHRALSVLCSVLVLCSLSGARSEGEQAAPQRRFEYKYSFKGPYLVQGDGTVPFWVHTGNAIPSADQIRIAPSLKSQKGSVWTKSASSFENWEVEVTFRVTGRGRIGADGLAIWYTAAQGLAGNVYGSADTWNGVGIFFDSFDNDGKKNNPAILVVGNNGKLLYDHQNDGATQALASCQRDFRNKPYPVRARITYYKKSLMVFINNGFTPDREDYEFCAKVDNMILPQQGFFGISAATGGLADDHDVLSFLTFQLTEPGKTTPAPDGEIPKEEKDKYQEEFDNFQQELEKRKDDFNKDHPELKDHPEDDMFESVNDRELRQIFEGQNRIHLEIKQLNRQLDMILDEQRRYVNAVTDEIAKRAAADGNIPQASQPELETLLSGQREVFKHISEMSNNRMKREEKKNNKNKTGPQYSSARRAHMGNEFLLC